The Micromonospora sp. NBC_01740 genome includes a window with the following:
- the dapA gene encoding 4-hydroxy-tetrahydrodipicolinate synthase: MTHDHPDTSARAVSRPFGRVLTAMVTPFTADGSLDLDGAARLASYLVDEQGNDALVVNGTTGESPTTTEAEKEQLIRAVVGAVGDRAKVVAGVGTNDTRHTIELSTAAEKAGAHGLLVVTPYYNKPPQSGLLRHFTAVADATGLPVMLYDIPHRAGVPIDTETMVRLAEHARIVAVKDAKGDLTATSWVTSRTNLAFYSGEDSLTLPSLAVGGVGVVGTSTHFTGALTKQMIEAYDAGDTATALSLHRRLLPLFTGIFRTQGVILVKAGLAAAGKPAGPVRAPMVDATDDEIAQLRADCAAAGLELPE; the protein is encoded by the coding sequence ATGACGCACGACCACCCTGACACGTCCGCCCGGGCGGTGTCCCGCCCCTTCGGGCGAGTCCTCACGGCCATGGTGACCCCGTTCACCGCCGACGGCTCGCTCGACCTCGACGGCGCCGCGCGGCTCGCCAGCTACCTGGTCGACGAGCAGGGCAACGACGCGCTGGTGGTCAACGGCACCACCGGCGAGTCGCCGACCACCACCGAGGCCGAGAAGGAACAGCTGATCCGGGCCGTGGTGGGAGCCGTCGGTGACCGCGCCAAGGTCGTGGCCGGGGTCGGCACCAACGACACCCGGCACACCATCGAGCTCTCCACGGCCGCCGAGAAGGCGGGCGCGCACGGCCTGCTCGTGGTCACGCCCTACTACAACAAGCCGCCGCAGAGCGGCCTGCTGCGGCACTTCACCGCCGTCGCGGACGCCACCGGGCTGCCGGTGATGCTCTACGACATCCCGCACCGGGCGGGCGTGCCGATCGACACCGAGACGATGGTGCGCCTGGCCGAACACGCCCGGATCGTCGCGGTGAAGGACGCCAAGGGCGACCTGACCGCCACGAGCTGGGTCACCAGCCGGACGAACCTCGCCTTCTACAGCGGCGAGGACTCGCTCACCCTGCCCTCGCTGGCCGTGGGCGGCGTGGGCGTGGTCGGCACCTCGACCCACTTCACGGGCGCGCTGACCAAGCAGATGATCGAGGCGTACGACGCGGGGGACACCGCCACCGCGTTGAGCCTGCACCGGCGGCTGCTGCCGCTGTTCACCGGCATCTTCCGTACCCAGGGCGTGATCCTGGTGAAGGCGGGCCTGGCGGCCGCCGGGAAGCCCGCCGGGCCGGTGCGCGCGCCGATGGTCGACGCGACCGACGACGAGATCGCCCAACTCCGCGCGGACTGCGCGGCGGCGGGCCTGGAGCTGCCCGAATGA
- a CDS encoding ribonuclease J: MTEAHFETELPPPLPEGGLRIIPLGGLGAIGRNMTVFEYDGKLLVVDCGVLFPDVEQPGVDLILPDFGPILDRLDDVQAIVLTHGHEDHIGAVPYLLAHKPDIPLVGSQFTLALVEAKLAERRIQPYTLTVREGGRERLGPFECEFFAVNHSIPDALAVAIRTPAGLVLHTGDFKMDQLPLDGRITDLAGFARLGAEGVDLLLSDSTNAEIPGFVTPEREIGPVLDSIFAKAKGRIIVASFASHVHRVQQVFDSAAEHGRKVALIGRSMVRNMGIARDLGLLNIPAGLVVGLEEATNMPPEQIVLMSTGSQGEPMSALGRMASGDHRHITIAPGDTVVLASSLVPGNETSVYRVINRLARAGAVVVHKDVAKVHVSGHAPAGELLYLLNVVRPSNLMPVHGEWRHLRAHARLGIESGVAPDRVVLCEDGDVVDLVEGRASLVGHVKSRYVYVDGLAVGDVSESLLTERRILGDGGFIATTVVVDSVTGKVVGGPTLSAKGFSEDPEAFSPVIPLVTEALNRAASDGITDPHQLQQIVRRTVGRWVNDAYRRRPMIVPTVVEV; this comes from the coding sequence GTGACCGAGGCGCACTTCGAGACGGAACTGCCCCCGCCGCTGCCGGAGGGTGGGCTGCGGATCATCCCGCTCGGCGGGCTCGGCGCCATCGGTCGCAACATGACCGTCTTCGAGTACGACGGCAAGCTGCTGGTGGTCGACTGCGGGGTGCTCTTCCCCGACGTGGAGCAGCCCGGGGTCGACCTGATCCTGCCCGACTTCGGTCCGATCCTGGACCGGCTCGACGACGTCCAGGCGATCGTGCTGACCCACGGCCACGAGGACCACATCGGCGCGGTTCCCTACCTGCTCGCGCACAAGCCCGACATCCCGCTGGTCGGCTCCCAGTTCACCCTCGCCCTGGTCGAGGCGAAGCTCGCCGAGCGGCGGATCCAGCCCTACACGCTGACCGTGCGGGAGGGCGGCCGGGAGCGGCTCGGCCCGTTCGAGTGCGAGTTCTTCGCGGTCAACCACTCGATCCCCGACGCGCTCGCCGTGGCCATCCGCACGCCGGCCGGTCTGGTGCTGCACACCGGCGACTTCAAGATGGACCAGCTCCCGCTGGACGGTCGGATCACCGACCTGGCGGGGTTCGCCCGGCTCGGCGCCGAGGGCGTGGACCTGCTGCTCTCGGACTCCACCAACGCGGAGATCCCCGGCTTCGTCACCCCCGAGCGGGAGATCGGACCGGTGCTCGACTCGATCTTCGCGAAGGCCAAGGGGCGGATCATCGTCGCGTCCTTCGCCTCGCACGTGCACCGCGTGCAGCAGGTGTTCGACTCCGCCGCCGAGCACGGCCGCAAGGTCGCCCTCATCGGCCGGTCCATGGTCCGCAACATGGGCATCGCCCGCGACCTGGGGCTGCTCAACATCCCGGCCGGGCTGGTCGTCGGGCTGGAAGAGGCGACGAACATGCCGCCCGAGCAGATCGTGCTGATGTCCACCGGTTCGCAGGGCGAGCCGATGAGCGCCCTGGGCCGGATGGCCAGCGGCGACCACCGGCACATCACCATCGCCCCCGGCGACACGGTGGTGCTCGCCTCGTCGCTGGTGCCCGGCAACGAGACCTCGGTCTACCGGGTGATCAACCGGCTGGCCCGGGCCGGCGCCGTGGTGGTACACAAGGACGTGGCCAAGGTGCACGTCTCCGGCCACGCCCCCGCCGGCGAGCTGCTCTACCTGCTCAACGTGGTCCGTCCCAGCAACCTGATGCCGGTGCACGGCGAGTGGCGGCACCTGCGCGCGCACGCCCGCCTCGGCATCGAGTCCGGCGTCGCCCCCGACCGGGTGGTGCTCTGCGAGGACGGCGACGTCGTCGACCTCGTCGAGGGCCGGGCCAGCCTGGTCGGCCACGTGAAGAGCCGCTACGTCTACGTCGACGGCCTCGCCGTCGGCGACGTCAGCGAGTCGCTGCTCACGGAGCGCCGGATCCTCGGCGACGGCGGGTTCATCGCCACCACCGTGGTGGTCGACTCGGTGACCGGCAAGGTGGTGGGCGGCCCGACCCTGTCGGCGAAGGGCTTCTCCGAGGACCCGGAGGCGTTCAGCCCGGTGATTCCGCTGGTCACCGAGGCCCTGAACCGGGCGGCCTCCGACGGCATCACCGATCCGCACCAGCTCCAGCAGATCGTCCGGCGCACCGTGGGACGGTGGGTGAACGACGCGTACCGCCGTCGGCCCATGATCGTCCCCACCGTCGTCGAGGTCTGA
- a CDS encoding LPXTG cell wall anchor domain-containing protein, with translation MTHPFRAGAVAATALLAPALLALVAPAPPASAHDPTPTPTTTAEPTIVARPDLVFLSGDPWHPAGPLEVSVSNVGKAAAKGFFVLRLPAGLTVTSGGDCRGAGSPQTWVCGGTQVPAGGRQVYRLALRATAAEPVFGVSSWGSVAGRDTAGGTEGPTDFRVNWPDRTSLRLRATASPVVDASMGVTARVRNTGTFTLGGYSLNLVPPKGVQVIWPLCSDSGRMAGKGCEIIRSGELKAGATDTVHIRLAVSERAGSIRLYLAPTNRYTNKDTSVTVPVPGGTGGGAPTTPPAATPSVTSTPSATSAPSATSAPATPAGDGARLPRTGPAGTTYALFGAALLALGAGLLLLRRRLGRR, from the coding sequence ATGACGCATCCGTTCCGCGCCGGCGCCGTGGCGGCCACCGCCCTGCTGGCCCCCGCCCTGTTGGCGCTGGTCGCCCCCGCCCCGCCCGCGTCGGCACACGACCCCACACCCACCCCGACCACGACCGCCGAGCCGACCATCGTCGCCCGGCCGGATCTGGTCTTCCTCAGCGGCGACCCGTGGCACCCGGCGGGGCCCCTGGAGGTCTCCGTCAGCAACGTCGGAAAGGCGGCGGCGAAGGGCTTCTTCGTCCTGCGTCTGCCGGCCGGGCTGACCGTGACCTCGGGTGGCGACTGCCGCGGCGCCGGGTCGCCCCAGACCTGGGTCTGCGGTGGCACGCAGGTGCCGGCCGGTGGTCGGCAGGTGTACCGGCTGGCGCTGAGGGCGACGGCGGCCGAGCCGGTCTTCGGCGTGAGCAGCTGGGGGTCCGTCGCCGGCCGGGACACCGCCGGTGGCACGGAGGGCCCCACCGACTTCCGCGTCAACTGGCCGGACCGGACGTCGCTGCGGCTGCGGGCCACCGCCAGCCCGGTCGTCGACGCGTCGATGGGGGTGACGGCCCGGGTACGCAACACCGGCACCTTCACCCTCGGCGGCTACTCGCTGAACCTCGTCCCCCCGAAGGGTGTGCAGGTGATCTGGCCGCTGTGCTCGGACAGCGGTCGGATGGCCGGCAAGGGCTGCGAGATCATCCGGTCCGGCGAGCTGAAGGCGGGCGCCACGGACACGGTGCACATCCGCCTCGCGGTCAGCGAGAGGGCGGGGAGCATCCGCCTGTATCTCGCGCCCACCAACCGGTACACCAACAAGGACACCTCGGTCACCGTGCCCGTGCCAGGCGGCACGGGGGGCGGCGCCCCGACGACTCCGCCGGCGGCGACGCCGAGCGTCACGTCCACGCCGAGCGCCACGTCGGCTCCGAGCGCCACGTCGGCTCCGGCGACGCCCGCCGGGGACGGGGCCAGGCTGCCCCGCACCGGTCCGGCCGGCACCACGTACGCCCTGTTCGGTGCGGCGCTGCTGGCCCTCGGGGCCGGCCTGCTGCTGCTGCGCCGCCGGCTCGGCCGCCGCTGA
- a CDS encoding isocitrate lyase/PEP mutase family protein, whose product MTTTHHQRTALLLHSLHRPGAPLVLPNAWDVASARIVADCGAAAVATTSAGVSWSLGVPDGDELDRERALAVVARVAAAVTVPVTADIESGYAADPAGVAHTVTGVLAAGAVGVNIEDAAPAGTSPLRPVDEQCARIRAAREAADAAGVRLFVNARTDVFLRAVGDPAERLAETLRRAVAYRAAGADGIFVPGVADAETIGALVAGIEGPVNVLTGPGGLPVATLAGLGVARISLGSALAEAAYGLVRRAATEALRSGSYDSLAGAMGYGELNALLA is encoded by the coding sequence ATGACGACGACGCACCACCAGCGCACCGCCCTGCTCCTGCACTCCCTGCACCGCCCCGGCGCCCCGCTCGTCCTGCCCAACGCCTGGGACGTGGCGAGCGCCCGGATCGTGGCCGACTGCGGTGCGGCGGCGGTCGCCACCACCAGCGCCGGCGTCTCGTGGAGCCTGGGCGTCCCGGACGGGGACGAACTGGACCGCGAGCGCGCCCTGGCGGTGGTCGCCCGGGTCGCCGCCGCCGTCACCGTCCCGGTCACCGCGGACATCGAGAGCGGGTACGCCGCCGACCCGGCCGGGGTCGCCCACACCGTGACCGGCGTGCTGGCCGCCGGCGCGGTCGGCGTGAACATCGAGGACGCCGCGCCGGCCGGGACGTCCCCGCTGCGCCCGGTCGACGAGCAGTGCGCCCGGATCCGGGCCGCCCGGGAGGCGGCGGACGCGGCGGGGGTGCGGCTCTTCGTCAACGCCCGCACCGACGTGTTCCTGCGGGCGGTGGGCGACCCGGCGGAACGGCTGGCGGAGACGCTGCGCCGCGCGGTCGCGTACCGGGCGGCGGGCGCGGACGGGATCTTCGTGCCGGGCGTGGCCGACGCCGAGACCATCGGCGCGCTGGTCGCCGGCATCGAGGGGCCGGTCAACGTGCTCACCGGGCCGGGTGGGCTTCCCGTCGCCACGCTGGCGGGGCTTGGCGTGGCCCGGATCAGCCTCGGCTCGGCGCTCGCCGAGGCCGCGTACGGGCTGGTCCGCCGGGCCGCCACGGAGGCGCTGCGCTCCGGGTCGTACGACTCGCTGGCCGGCGCGATGGGCTACGGCGAGTTGAACGCGCTGCTGGCCTGA
- a CDS encoding YbjN domain-containing protein, which yields MTGRGGDLAGRGLDPFGLPGWWSGLRRGGRGSDPALAEALADARDTPDGEARSTELERIAAHADATGDDRTALAARFALIEAYLLHGQRWRLVEPVRRCLATVERRPDLLAEDQAEPLRRYRRYAVEALLGSPRVGLDQARSMLDDLAVRAADDPAVVAELRCRIADHLGDEPTARRWYDRWSTADPGPVGGCPDCAAARRAELLAGWGDHRAALAALPDSPQGGVDCTEQPERTLVAGLLSWLRADQPERAAEAHVRAYRRHRRERAAFPLLATHLRWCALAGHPARGVDVLAEQLPRLDRPHDDLSAMEFAAAGALVCALAVEAGLGGRTVHRPAYGVRPAAELDVATLGATLLGVATALAGSFDARNGTGHQSGRIASWLAERPAAAPVPLPPDDDADDADDPPDDVLPDGEPRPLSLAMITAELDRRGDRYAVDDRGAVTGRWGEALIQFRRAGERGEILQARSVANRRLPADRLAEAYAFCNAWNHDRLLPKAYVHEREGELLLAGHVATDLAHGVAPAQLTVLLDAAVDTAVAYAEAVAALP from the coding sequence GTGACGGGCCGCGGCGGTGACCTGGCCGGTCGCGGCCTCGACCCGTTCGGGCTGCCCGGCTGGTGGAGCGGGCTGCGGCGCGGGGGCCGGGGGTCCGACCCCGCGCTGGCCGAAGCGCTCGCCGACGCCCGCGACACCCCCGACGGCGAGGCCCGCAGCACCGAGCTGGAACGGATCGCCGCGCACGCCGACGCCACGGGCGACGACCGGACGGCGCTGGCGGCCAGGTTCGCGCTCATCGAGGCGTACCTCCTGCACGGGCAGCGGTGGCGGCTGGTCGAGCCGGTGCGCCGCTGCCTCGCCACGGTGGAGCGCCGCCCCGACCTGCTGGCCGAAGACCAGGCCGAGCCGCTGCGACGCTACCGGCGGTACGCGGTCGAGGCCCTGCTCGGCTCGCCCCGGGTCGGGCTGGACCAGGCCCGGTCCATGCTGGACGACCTCGCCGTGCGCGCCGCCGACGACCCGGCGGTGGTCGCCGAGCTGCGCTGCCGCATCGCCGACCACCTCGGCGACGAGCCCACCGCCCGGCGGTGGTACGACCGCTGGTCGACGGCCGATCCGGGGCCGGTCGGCGGCTGCCCGGACTGCGCGGCGGCCCGACGGGCAGAACTGCTCGCCGGCTGGGGCGACCACCGGGCCGCGCTGGCCGCCCTGCCGGACTCCCCGCAGGGCGGCGTCGACTGCACCGAGCAGCCGGAGCGGACGCTGGTCGCCGGGCTGCTGTCGTGGCTGCGGGCCGACCAGCCGGAGCGGGCGGCCGAGGCGCACGTGCGGGCGTACCGGCGGCACCGGCGGGAGCGGGCCGCCTTCCCGCTGCTCGCGACGCACCTGCGGTGGTGCGCGCTGGCCGGGCACCCCGCCCGGGGCGTCGACGTCCTCGCCGAGCAGCTGCCCCGGCTGGACCGGCCGCACGACGACCTGTCCGCGATGGAGTTCGCCGCCGCCGGTGCGCTGGTCTGCGCCCTCGCCGTGGAGGCGGGGCTCGGCGGGCGGACGGTGCACCGCCCGGCGTACGGGGTGCGGCCGGCCGCCGAGCTCGACGTGGCCACGCTGGGCGCCACCCTGCTCGGGGTGGCAACCGCGCTGGCCGGCAGCTTCGACGCCCGCAACGGCACCGGCCACCAGTCCGGCCGGATCGCGTCCTGGCTGGCCGAACGGCCGGCCGCCGCACCGGTGCCCCTGCCGCCCGACGACGACGCCGACGACGCCGACGACCCGCCCGACGACGTCCTGCCGGACGGGGAGCCACGCCCGCTGAGCCTGGCGATGATCACCGCCGAGCTGGACCGGCGCGGGGACCGGTACGCGGTGGACGACCGTGGCGCCGTCACGGGCCGGTGGGGCGAGGCGCTGATCCAGTTCCGGCGCGCCGGCGAGCGGGGCGAGATCCTCCAGGCCCGGTCCGTGGCGAACCGCCGGCTGCCGGCTGACCGGCTCGCGGAGGCGTACGCCTTCTGCAACGCCTGGAACCACGACCGGCTGTTGCCGAAGGCGTACGTGCACGAGCGGGAGGGCGAGCTGCTGCTGGCCGGTCACGTCGCCACCGACCTGGCGCACGGGGTGGCCCCGGCCCAGCTCACGGTCCTGCTCGACGCGGCCGTGGACACCGCCGTCGCGTACGCCGAGGCGGTCGCCGCCCTGCCCTGA
- a CDS encoding YbjN domain-containing protein, producing MASPGTEDGRDGHLAGHPGTLEPLTGELIAAVLHSRGYRVQADADGDLVGRWDDSLIWFLRPGANGELLQVRTLTAPAFPIEYVPALHAFCNAWNHDRLWPKAFVHVEDDGRARICGEVITDLERGVTAHQLDQLLDCGIATGCQLATEVARLPGGVVA from the coding sequence ATGGCGTCGCCGGGAACCGAGGACGGTCGGGACGGCCACCTGGCCGGGCACCCGGGGACGCTGGAACCGCTGACCGGCGAGCTGATCGCCGCCGTGCTGCACAGCCGGGGATACCGGGTCCAGGCCGACGCCGACGGCGACCTGGTCGGCCGCTGGGACGACAGCCTGATCTGGTTCCTGCGCCCCGGCGCCAACGGGGAGCTGCTCCAGGTCCGCACCCTGACCGCGCCGGCGTTCCCCATCGAGTACGTGCCGGCGCTGCACGCCTTCTGCAACGCGTGGAACCACGACCGGCTCTGGCCGAAGGCCTTCGTGCACGTCGAGGACGACGGGCGGGCCCGGATCTGCGGCGAGGTCATCACCGACCTGGAACGCGGCGTCACCGCGCACCAGCTCGACCAGTTGCTCGACTGCGGCATCGCCACCGGCTGCCAGCTCGCCACCGAGGTGGCCCGGCTGCCCGGCGGGGTGGTGGCGTGA